The window ACCCCCATCGAGGCGCGCCGGCGCCCTCGGACCAGGATCCTCCTGTGCACGGTGCATCAGATGTTACGCCTGAGGCTGGAGTGAATCGCCATCTCGGGAGGTGACGAGCGTGACGGCCTCGGCGATCGCCGCGGCGAAGGCTGCCTCGGCCCGGTCGCGGCTGAACAGCGCCGCTCGGGCGCGTCCCCGCTGGACGAGCGCGGCCCGCAGGCCTGGATCGGTGAGGACGCGGCGGGCCGCAGCGGCGACGTGGGCCGGGTCCTTGCGCTCGAGCAGCACCCCGGCATCCCCGAGCGTGCCGGGAACCGCGGCGGCGGCGAAGGCGACCACGGGAAGGCCTCGTGCCATCGCCTCGACCAGCGGGGCGCAGAACCCCTCGTGGTCGGAGCAGCACACGAAGACGTCGGCCGCCTCGTAGTAGGCCGCGAGCGCAGCGGTCGGCACCGAGCCCGGGAGGTCGACCGCGTCCTCGAGCCCGAGCGCGGCGACGAAGCGCTCAAGCGCGTCGCGGTAGGCGCTGCCCATCTCCCGCCCGACGAGGTGCAGCCGGGCCCGTTCGTCGTAGACCTCCCGGTAGCAGGCGAAGGCGGCCACGACGTCGTGCTGAGCCTTGTGCGGGGCGAGCTGACCGACGAAGAGCCAGTCGCTCCCGCCCTCGGCGCGGCGTGCGGCGAGGCGCGCCCGCACCTGCGGGTCGGCGGGGGCGGCGACGTTGCCCGGCTCGACGAGGACGGGCACCACGCGGGCGATGGCGAAGCCCGCCGCCTCGAGCTCGGCCGCGTTGTAGGGCGAGTCGGCGAACGCGAAGTCGACGATCGGCGCCAGCTCCCGCAGCTGCGCCCGCCCGAGTCGGGCCTCGTCGGCGAGCGGCGGGAGCCACCGCTCGACGAGGTGTGCCGGGGTGACGTTGTGGTAGTCGAGCAGCTTCCGTCCTGGGTGACGGGCGAACACCTCCGCCGCGGGACTGCCGATCGAGTGCTGGTAGCACAGCCAGTGCCGGTCGGGATCGGTGACCTCCAGCTCCTCGAGGGGGCGGACCCTGCCTGCGCAGCCGGGCCCGATGATCCGGGCGAACACGTCGGAGGCGTAGCCGAGGGAGCGCAGCAGCCGCTGGGCGGCGAAGGTGTGGTTGCTCACCGCGTCGTGCTCGACGATGGCCGGGATGACCTGGTCGATGCGGACCGGCGAGGGCGGACCCGAGCTCATCGGTCGCGGCGCGACCGCCACCGCGCGATCCGTGCGGCGGCTCCTTCGACGCGTGCCAGCCCAGCGCGCAGGACGGGGCGGGCCGGTGCCGGCACGAGCAGCCGTGCGACGCGGCGGAGCGCGCGGGACCGCTCGGCGAGACGCGGGACTCGAAGCGCTGCGGCGGCGGCGAGCTCGAAGCGCTCGGCGAGGTCGGCGTCGCGCGACGCGTCCCAGTGCCCCTCGGCGGCGAGGCGAGCCACCTCTGCCTCGATCTCCGCCGCCAGCGTGCCGAGGTCGCACGCGGCGCGCCCGACCTCCTCGGTGGCAGGCGGCCGCGCCCGGCTCTCGCCGGCCGAGCTCACGGCAGCGTGCGGCTCGCGAGCGAGGGGCGGGCGTCGCCCGGCGCCACGAGCTCGACGCGCAGCGGCAGTGCCACGATCCCCGTCGCCCTGCCAGGGTTCATCACCTCGAACTTGGCGGCGTTCTCGGCGACGTCGAGCACGGCGCCGCGCTCGTCGCGCACGTCGAGGCTCACCGTGAAGCTCCCGTCGAGGAGCGGCAGCGAGTCGAAGACGAACGAGAGGCTGCCGGCCCCCGGCGCCAGCGCGATCGGCTGCCCGAGCGCCCCGGTGGCGCTCGAGTAGACGACCTCGTTGCGCGCCGACAGGACGGTGATGCTGAAGCTCGCCGCCGCCACCGCCTCGGCGACCTCGAAGTCGACGTGGAGCGCGAGCGGCTCGCCGCTCACGACGTAGCTGCGCTCGGCCTGGCCGGGGTGCTCGACGCGCGTCCCGAGGATGCGCACCTGGCGGTGCCCGAGGCCCGGCGCGGAGCCGGCGACGCCCGGCTCGCCCTCCGGCCCGACCGCCCCGGCGTCGATCAGGATCCCCCGGAAGGCCTGGATCGCCTCGCCGGGGCTCGACATCGTGACGAGCTCCCCGCGGTCGAGCACCATGATCTCGTCGCACACCTGGCGCAGCAGGTCGGGAGAGTGGGCCACGACGACGATCGTGCGGCCCTCGCGCTGGAAGGCGCGGACGCGCTCGAGGCACTTCTGCTGGAACCGCTCGTCGCCGACGGCCAGCACCTCGTCGACGAGCAGGACGTCGGGCTCGACGTTCACAGCGACCGCGAAGCCGAGGCGGACGTACATCCCCGAGGAGTAGTACTTGACCTGGTTGTCGATGAACTGGTCGAGCTCGGCGAACTCGACGATGGCATCGAAGCGGCGATCGATCTCCCTCCGGGAGAGGCCGAGCAGCGAGCCGTTGAGGTAGATGTTGTCCCGGCCCGACAGCTCCGGCTGGAACCCCGCGCCGAGCTCGAGCATCGCGGCGAGCTGACCGCGCACGACGACCTGCCCGGACGTCGGCTGGAGGATGCCGGCGATGCACTTCAGCAGCGTCGACTTCCCCGAGCCGTTGCGGCCGAGGATCCCGACCGTCTTTCCCGCCTCGATCTGCGCCTCGACGTCCCGCAGCGCCCAGAAGTCCTCGTAGGGGATGTGACCGGCGTGGAGGACCCGCTCCTTGAGCGACGTGTACTTCTCGTGGTACAGGCGGAAGCGCTTCGAGACCCGCTGGATGTCGATCGCGAGGGCCACGCCGGCTCACAGCTCCTCGGCGAAGTTCCCCTCGATGCGCCCGAAGACCACCAGCGCACCGAGCAGGAGAACCACGCCGATCCCGAGCACCCACGCCAGCATCACGAGGTAGAAGTGGTACGGGTAGTTGGCGAGCTGGTAGCTCACGACCCGCCCAAGGTGGTGGACCGGGTCGGCGTAGGTCACGTAGGAGACCTTGCCGTAGAACGCCCGCTGGAAGGCGAGCACGATCGGGGTGATCGGGTCGGCGAGGTACAGGTAGCCGAGCCAGCGGTGCGACGGGGTGTAGACCTTGTTGAAGCTGTAGATGATCGGCACTCCCCAGAACCATGCCTGCAGGAGCACCGCGATCAGGTGCTCGATGTCCCGCAGGTAGACGTTCACCGCGGACAGGAAGATCGCGATCGCCGCGGTGAGCACGACGAGGTCGACGAGCGCGAACGGCACGAGCGGCAGCCAGCTCCACGCCGGTGCGACCTGGAACCCCGCGAGGAAGACGGCCATCACGACGAGCTGGAAGCCGAAGAACACCACCGCTGCCCCGACCTGCGACATGGCCAGGATCTCGCGGGGGAACGCCACCTTCTTCACGATCCCCGCGGCCGCGACGATCGACGTCGACGAGCCCATGAGCGCGTTGTTGAAGAGGTTCCACACGAGCAGGCCCGAGAAGAGGAACAGGGCGTAGTCCGGGACGTTCGCCTTCAGGAAGTACGTGAAGACCACGTAGTAGACGACGAGGACCACCGCCGGGTTCAGCATCGACCAGAGGAAGCCGAGGATGCTCCCCTTGTACTTGACCTTGAGCTCCTTGCGGACGAGGAAGAGGAAGAGCTCGCGCGACCGCCACAGGTCCTTCAGCCGCACCGGCAGGCTGACGCGCGCGGCGACCACGCGAGCCGGGAGCTCGCGCGCCGGTGCCGGTGCGAGCTCGAGGGGCGCTACCTCGTCGAGGAGCTCATGGGCGGGCGGCACACCGGCCTCGCTCACCGTCCCCATCTCGATCTATCCCTTCCGCGTTCGCGCCGTCGGTCACAACACCGCTCGAGGCGCCCGACGACCCGGTCGAGGACTCGGTCGCGTCACTGGGAGCACACCAGCCGGCTCGCAGCCGTGCGACGATCCTAGCGGCGCGTCCCAAGCGTAGATGCCGCGACCGGGCCGGTAGCATGGCCCGCCGTGGTCGAGAGGGAGGACCCGCCGTGACGGGCGTACCAGGACGGCGGCGCCTCCTGCGGCGAGCCCGCACCGCCGCCTCGCTACCGGGGCGCGTGGTCGCCTGCGAAGACCGCGTCAGCGCCCTCGAGGCGCGAGTCGCGGCCCGTCTCGACGAGATCCGCGCCGAGCTCGCCGAGGTCCGGTCGCTCCTCACCGGGGTCCTCGACGCCGAGGCGGACGCCACCGAGCTCGTCGGGAGGCTCCTGCGAGCCTCGACGGACCGCCTCGAGGCGCTCGAGGCAGCCCTCGGCGGTCGCGTCGGGCCGCCCGACGCCTGAACGATGGGAAGGGTCGACCACCCCGGCCCCCTCGCCGTCGACCTCCAGGCCCTGCAGAGCCCCATGACGCGGACGCGCGGCATCGGCCGGTACGCGGCTGACTTCGCGCTCGCCCTCGAGGAGCACCGACCCGACCTCGTCGGTCGCTACCTGCTCAACCCGCGGCTCCCCCCACCTGCCCCGCTCGAGCCGCTCCTGGCCACCGGCAAGCTCGCCTACGTCGGCGACGCGGACGCCATCGGCCCGTGGACTCGCGTCCTCCACCTGCTCTCCCCGCTCGACACCTCGAGCCCGACCGCCGCGCTGTGGCCGGCGCAGGCCGCACGCGCCGGGGTGCGCCTGAGCGTGACCGTGTACGACCTCATCCCGGCGGCGGAACCGACCACGCACCTCGCCGACCCCCTCGAGCGGCGCCGGTACCGGACGCACCTCGAGCTCGTGCGCGCCGCGGAGCGCCTGCTCGTGCTGTCGCGCGCCGCCGCGAGCGACCTCGAGCGCCTCCTCGGCTGCGAGAGCCGGCGCATCGTCGAGGTCGGCGCGGCACCGAGCCGGGAGTTCCTCGACCCGCCGCGGCCGCACGAGGACGGACCGGTCCGGCCGCCCTACGTCCTCTACCCGAGCGGACACCACCCCAGGAAGAACAACGAGCGCCTCGTGGAGGCGTTCGCCCTCCTCCCCGAGGCGCTGCGCGGCCGCTACCGCCTCGTCGTCTCCGGCGACTTCCCCGCACCCGCGGCCCACCACCTCCAGCACCTCGCCGCCGGTCGTTTCGAGCTCTGCCTGCCGGGCCGCCTGCCCAGCTGGCAGTTCGCCGCGCTCGTCGCCAACGCGGCCCTCGTCTGCTTCCCGAGCCTCGCGGAAGGCTTCGGGCTGCCGGTCGCGGAGGCGCTCGCCTGCGGGACGCCGGTGATCGCCTCCGACCGCCCTCCCCTCGACGAGCTCGTCGAACGCGAGGGGCGCTTCGATCCCGAGTCCGCCGTCGCGATCGCTCGGGCCATCGCCGCGGCCCTCGGCGACGACGCGCTGCGCCGCCGCCTCGCCGTCGGGCGGCCAGGCGCCGTGCGCACCTGGCGGACGGTCGCCGAGCGCGCCGGCGAGGCCTTCGACGAGCTCCTCGCTGCGCCGAGGCGGCCGAGCCGTCGCCGACGACGGCGTCTCGCCGTCGTGACCCCGCTCCCTCCCTCCCCGACCGGCGTCGCCGCGTACAGCTTCCGCCTGCTCGAGCAGCTCAGCGGGCGGCGCCACCTCGAGGTCGAGGCGTTCGCGGACGGCCCGACGCCCGGCCAGGTCGCGCCGGACGGCGTCGCTCGCTACAAGGCGGCGAGCCTCCGGCGCGTCGAGGCGCTCACGGGCGGCTACGACGCAGTGCTCTACGTGCTCGGCAACAGCCACCACCACCTCGGCGCGCTCCGCCTGCTGCGCGAGCGCCGCGGGAGCATCCTCAGCCACGACGTGCGGCTCACGAACCTCTACCGGCACGAGCACGGCGACCCCGGGCTGCGACGGGGCGGCCTGGCACGAGCCATCGCCGCGATGTACGGCGACGCGATCCCGGCC of the Acidimicrobiales bacterium genome contains:
- a CDS encoding glycosyltransferase, with product MSSGPPSPVRIDQVIPAIVEHDAVSNHTFAAQRLLRSLGYASDVFARIIGPGCAGRVRPLEELEVTDPDRHWLCYQHSIGSPAAEVFARHPGRKLLDYHNVTPAHLVERWLPPLADEARLGRAQLRELAPIVDFAFADSPYNAAELEAAGFAIARVVPVLVEPGNVAAPADPQVRARLAARRAEGGSDWLFVGQLAPHKAQHDVVAAFACYREVYDERARLHLVGREMGSAYRDALERFVAALGLEDAVDLPGSVPTAALAAYYEAADVFVCCSDHEGFCAPLVEAMARGLPVVAFAAAAVPGTLGDAGVLLERKDPAHVAAAARRVLTDPGLRAALVQRGRARAALFSRDRAEAAFAAAIAEAVTLVTSRDGDSLQPQA
- a CDS encoding glycosyltransferase is translated as MGRVDHPGPLAVDLQALQSPMTRTRGIGRYAADFALALEEHRPDLVGRYLLNPRLPPPAPLEPLLATGKLAYVGDADAIGPWTRVLHLLSPLDTSSPTAALWPAQAARAGVRLSVTVYDLIPAAEPTTHLADPLERRRYRTHLELVRAAERLLVLSRAAASDLERLLGCESRRIVEVGAAPSREFLDPPRPHEDGPVRPPYVLYPSGHHPRKNNERLVEAFALLPEALRGRYRLVVSGDFPAPAAHHLQHLAAGRFELCLPGRLPSWQFAALVANAALVCFPSLAEGFGLPVAEALACGTPVIASDRPPLDELVEREGRFDPESAVAIARAIAAALGDDALRRRLAVGRPGAVRTWRTVAERAGEAFDELLAAPRRPSRRRRRRLAVVTPLPPSPTGVAAYSFRLLEQLSGRRHLEVEAFADGPTPGQVAPDGVARYKAASLRRVEALTGGYDAVLYVLGNSHHHLGALRLLRERRGSILSHDVRLTNLYRHEHGDPGLRRGGLARAIAAMYGDAIPAGLGDNEELSPADLESYGLYLAREAVTLAERFLVTSRAAVQLARLDAGGRGTILPLPFAIAAPDPRPLLFTGAASRAPDGLAQAGRWWGQHPEGFDGPLIAHFGIVDPIKRPELLVEAAACCRGSHPKLRLAFVGPVADELARDLARQAEQAGLGDALVLTGALPPAAYRAWLDRCLVAIQLRAGFNGEASAAVGECLACGVATVVTELGWMRELPDDAVEKVAPTLEAGELAAVVSRLLVDEARRARLGRRGRDLAAHQGFDAVADAVLDALAL
- a CDS encoding ABC transporter permease → MSEAGVPPAHELLDEVAPLELAPAPARELPARVVAARVSLPVRLKDLWRSRELFLFLVRKELKVKYKGSILGFLWSMLNPAVVLVVYYVVFTYFLKANVPDYALFLFSGLLVWNLFNNALMGSSTSIVAAAGIVKKVAFPREILAMSQVGAAVVFFGFQLVVMAVFLAGFQVAPAWSWLPLVPFALVDLVVLTAAIAIFLSAVNVYLRDIEHLIAVLLQAWFWGVPIIYSFNKVYTPSHRWLGYLYLADPITPIVLAFQRAFYGKVSYVTYADPVHHLGRVVSYQLANYPYHFYLVMLAWVLGIGVVLLLGALVVFGRIEGNFAEEL
- a CDS encoding ABC transporter ATP-binding protein gives rise to the protein MALAIDIQRVSKRFRLYHEKYTSLKERVLHAGHIPYEDFWALRDVEAQIEAGKTVGILGRNGSGKSTLLKCIAGILQPTSGQVVVRGQLAAMLELGAGFQPELSGRDNIYLNGSLLGLSRREIDRRFDAIVEFAELDQFIDNQVKYYSSGMYVRLGFAVAVNVEPDVLLVDEVLAVGDERFQQKCLERVRAFQREGRTIVVVAHSPDLLRQVCDEIMVLDRGELVTMSSPGEAIQAFRGILIDAGAVGPEGEPGVAGSAPGLGHRQVRILGTRVEHPGQAERSYVVSGEPLALHVDFEVAEAVAAASFSITVLSARNEVVYSSATGALGQPIALAPGAGSLSFVFDSLPLLDGSFTVSLDVRDERGAVLDVAENAAKFEVMNPGRATGIVALPLRVELVAPGDARPSLASRTLP